The following nucleotide sequence is from Streptomyces sp. 6-11-2.
TTCCTCCTGGTGGCGCGTTGATGGTCAAGCAGCTCCGCGATGCGGGCATCGACTCGCCGTTGATCTCGAGCAACGGAATGGACGGAGACTTCTGGTTCAAGAACTCCATGCCGAACCTGTCCGGTGTCTACACGGTGGACTGGGCCTCGGTCTGGGGTGATGACCCGGCTCCTGGTGTCAACAAGCTCGTCAAGGATCTGGCGAAGGCGCAGGGCAGCCAACCGCAGAACCAGTTCGGTGTCACCGGCTACATCGCGGTGAAGGCCATCGCGGCGGCCATGCGGAAGGCCGGTTCCACCGACGGCGACAAGGTGGCCGCGGCGCTCAACTCGTTCAAGCACGAGGACGTGGGCATTCCCCTCACCTTCGACAAGGACTTCCACATGGACCGAACGCGGGAGTACCGCATCCTGCAGGTCGTGAACGGGCGTCCGAAGTTCGTGACCACAGTCAAAACCGCGGGCAACTAGAAACGCATTCGCGTGGGCCGGGCGCCAACTCGGCCCACGCGGAAGGACGGAGAAGTTGTGACCCAGATACTCCAGTACGTTGTGGACACATTGAGCCTCGGCAGCCTCTACGCCCTGTACTCGTTGGGTATCGCCGTTGTCTTCGGCATCGCCAGGCTCATCAATTTCGCGCACGGCGAACTCATCATGATCGCCGGCTTCACCCTGCTGCTGCTCGACGGCTGGCCTCTGCCTCTCCGGCTGGCCGCGGCCTGTGTGGCTGCGTTGATCGCGGCCGTCCTGATGGAGCGGCTCGCGTTCCGGCCCGTCCGAGGTGCCAAGGACGACACGTTGCTGATCACGTCGTTCGCGGTGAGCTTCTTCTTGCAGAACCTGTTCATCGTCATGTTCGGGGCGCTGCCCCAGGGCACTCTGCTACTCCCCGCTCTCGGTTCCTCGTTCAATGTCTTCGGGGTCTCCATCGGCAAGCTCGACGCCGCCACGATCATGGTCACCTTCCTCAGCCTCGCGGCTTTGACCCTGTTCCTGACCCGGTCGTCGCTGGGGATCCAGATGCGTGCGTCGGCCGAGAACTTCCGGATGGCCCGCTGCCTGGGTGTTCCCGCCAACCGGGTCATCGCCACTGCGTTCGCGATCAGTGGTCTGCTGGCCGCGTTCGGCGCGGTCATGATGGTCACCCGCACCGGTCTGACTTCGCCGGTCATGGGTGTGACACCCGTGTTCGCGGCCTTCGTCGCGAACATCATCGGTGGTCTCGGGCGGTTGAGCGGGGCCGTGCTCGGTTCGTACCTCCTGGCCGGCCTGACGGTCGCCTTCCAGGCCCTCCTGCCGGTGGGCCCCCGTTCCTACCGTGACGCATTCGTGTTCGGCGCCCTGCTTCTCGTGCTGGTCGCACGGCCGAACGGACTGTTGCGGGCAGTCGCGACGGAGCAGCGAGTCTAAGGAGCGCAGATGCCCAATCCGACCAGTATCAAGCGGCAGCCACTTGTCCCACTCACGACACTGGTGGCACTGTGCGCCATCGTGACCATCGCCGTCTACGGCTCGGTCGCCCTTGGCAACGACTCACTCAATCGAGCAGTCGCGCTCGGTATGGTGAGCCTGATCGCCGTTGTCGGTCTGCACGTCTTCATCGGGAATTCCGGCGTGGCCTCGTTCGGGCACGCCGCGTTCCTCGCCATCGGTGCGTATGTGACGGCGGCCGTCAGGGTTCCGGCGGCCACCAAACAGGCGATGCTTCCCGACCTGCCGGGCCCTCAGACGACACCGTTTCTGGCCGTCCTGCTGGGAGGACTCGCGGCGGCGGTCGTCGCGTTCACCGTGGGTCTGGTGCTGATGCGACTCAACGGCCTCGCAGCAGGTCTGTCCACCTTCGCCCTGCTCTCGATCGTGTATGTCATCGCGTCGAACACTCGCAAGGTCACCGGTGGCGTCAGCGGTGTCTTCGGCGTCCCACAGACAACCAACTCGCTCACCGTCCTGCCCTGGGTCCTGTTCTCCATCCTGGTGGCCTGGGCATTCGCCCAGACCCGGTTGTGCCTGCGGTTGAGGGCTTCCAGAGAGGACGAGGTCGCCGCCAGGTCGATCGGCATCGACGTGCTCTGGGAAAGGCTGGGCGCCTTCACCCTGAGTGCCTTCCTCACCGGGATCTCCGGCTCGCTGATGGCCATGTACCTTGGGTCGTTCAACCCGGACGCGTTCTACCTCTCGATCACGCTGATCATGCTGGCCATGCTCGTCGTCGGTGGTGTGACATCCCTGTCGGGCGCAGTCCTCGGAGCGATCTTCGTCTCCGCGCTGCGCGAGTTGCTTCGCATGGTCGAACGAGGCGTCGAAGTCGGAGGGGTGGCGATCCCGCGGTTCGACGGGCTGCAGCAGCTCGGCACCGCCGTGGTCCTTCTCCTGGTGCTCCTGTTGCGGCCCCGAGGCCTGACCGAAGGACGGGAGATCCTGCACATGGGTACGAGTTCCCTGTGGCGTCCGGTCCGAGGCCTTGTCCGGCGCCGCGACGATGCAGCGAGCCGGCATGCCGACGAGACCAGGAGCAACAGCGACGCGGAGGCAAAGGCATGAACGCCACGGTTCGCACGGAAGCGGTCAGCGTGCATTTCGCCGGAGTCAAGGCGCTCCAGGACGTCGACCTCGAGCTCGCCCAGGGCGAAATCCTGGGTCTGATCGGGCCCAACGGGGCCGGGAAGACCACATTGGTCAACGTGCTCTCCGGCTACCAGAACCCCACCACGGGGCGGGTCTGGCTCAACAGCACCGACCTCACACGCCGTGGGCCCGCACGCCGCGCCAAGGAAGGCCTGGTCCGGACCTTCCAGAACGTGCGGCTCTTTCCCGAACTGTCCGTTCTGGACAACATCCTGCTCGGGGCCCTCGGCACCGGACGGAGGACGGCCGACGGACTGCGCCTGGCCACCTCTCTCCTCGAGTCCGCTCACCTGACGAACTGGGCGCGCACGGAGGCCCGCGCCCTGCCGTACGGCGCGGCAAGGCGGCTCGGCATCGCCCGGGCCCTTGCGACACGACCACGGTTCATCCTCCTCGACGAACCGGCCGCCGGCCTCAACGACAGCGAGAGTGCGGACCTCGTCGAGCTCCTCAGGATGATGCCCGCGGAATTCGGAGTCGGGCTCCTTCTGATCGAGCACGACATGCATGTCGTCATGTCCGTCAGTCAGCGAATCCACGTGCTCGACTTCGGCAGGACCCTTGCTGTGGGCACCCCCGAAGAGATCAAGCTCAACCCCGAGGTACAGCGTGCGTACTTCGGACGCCCCGTGGAGGTGCCACATGCTCAGGGTGAATGACCTGACGGTCCGATACGGCGCGGTCACCGCCGTCGACCGCGTGTCGCTCGAGGTTCCCGAGGGCAAGGTCATCGCCCTCGTCGGAGTCAATGGCGCCGGCAAGTCATCGACACTGGCGGCGATTTCCGGTCTGGTGAAGGCGGAGAGCGGCAGCGTTGAACTCGACGGAGAACAGCTGTCGCGGCTGCCGCCCGAGACCGTCGTACGCAGAGGGATCGCACTGGTTCCCGAGGGCCGCGAGATCTTCGCGAGCCTCACGGTCGAGGAGAACCTCCATCTGGGCACATTGGGACGCGGCGACCGTGGCAGCGCCAGGGAAGCCACCGAGGAGGTGCTGGAGCAGTTCCCGGTGCTCCGGAAATACCTCAAGTCCTCGGCGGGGAAGCTCTCCGGAGGCGAGCAGCAGCAACTCGCCATCGCGCGGGCCCTGCTGTCCAACCCCCGCGTACTGCTCCTCGACGAGCCGTCGCTCGGTCTCGCTCCCCAAGTGGTCGACCTGGTCTTCGACGTCATCGACGGGCTTCGTGACCGAGGCGTGACCGTGCTGCTCGTGGAACAGAACGCGACGCGAGCCATCGAACTCGCCGACTTCACCTACGTGCTCAGGCTCGGCAGGATCGCCGACCAGGGCAGCCGTGACGCGATCCTGAGCCGGACCGACCTGATCTCGCTTTACCTGGGAGGCTGAATGAACTCCGTCGTGGTGAAGAACGCCCGTTTCGTCAACGAGCCGGGTCAGCACGACATCGAAATCGAGGCAGGCCGCATCCGCCGCATCACGCCGGCCGGGGAAGGGGGCAGTGCCACCGATGCACTCGACGCTCAGGGCGGTTTGGTGACGCCGTCCTTCGTCGACGCGCACTTCCATCCGGACAAGGCCCTGACGTTCCCCCGGGTGGGACCCATGGGACAGGGTTCCCCAGTCGACTCCCTGGCCGTCGGCGCACGTATAAAGGCAGCCTTCACGGTCGACGACGTCACCGATCGGGCCAGGCGGGGCATCGAGGCCGCCGTCACGAGCGGGGTCGGAGCGATTCGAGCACAGGTGGACGTCGACTCCGCCATCGGACTGGCGGGCCTCCAGGGCATCCTCAAGGTCAAGGCGGAGCTTCACGACGTGGTCGACCTCCAGATCGTCGCCTTCCCCCAAGAAGGAGTCGTCCGCGATCCTGGTGCCCTTGACCTGCTCCGGGAGGCGCTCACCATGGGGGCGGACGTCCTGGGAGGCGGTCCCGACAACGAGGGCGACCCGGCCCTCCACCGTGCCCATCTGGACCAGTTGTTCGAGCTTGCGGCGGAGTTCGACGTCGACCTCGACCTGCACGCCGACATGGACGAGGACCCCAGCAGGCGCGCGCTGGAACTGATCGCGGAGCGAACCCTCGCCCATGGTTGGCAGGGCCGAGTGAACGCTGTGCACTGCTGTGCGCTCGCGGCGTACCCGGACGACCTCGCCCACCGTGTCATCGAGCAGGTCGCCCGGGCGGGCATTCAGATCTGTATTTGCCCGATCGGCAACCTTCAGCTCGTCGGGGGAGACGTCACACCGCGCGGTCGAGGAAGCTCGCGTCCCAAGGAACTGCTGGCCGCCGGCGTGAATGTGGCCGCCGGAACCGACAACCTGCACGACATGTGGTTCCGCTTCGGGAACCTCGACCCCGTGGAGACGAGCCGGATCACGTGCCTGGCCGCTGGTCTGCGCACCGACCAAGAAGTGCTCGACGGCTTCGCCATGGTGACCGACCGAGCGGCGGCCTACCTCGGCCTCGGCGGCTACGGCATCGCTCCGGGCAATGACGCGGATCTCGTGATGTTCAGTGCGGACAACCTCAGCGACGTCATGCGAGGCGCCCCCGGTACGCGCACCACCCTCAAGAGGGGCCGAGTGGTCGCCCACCGGGAGACCACCGCCAGGATGGTCCGAAGCTGAGTCCAAGAGGCAAGCAACAGTTGGCTAGCCTGGCGCACACGTGAATTCAACGGACGTCTCACACAGAGGAAAGGTTGACCATGCAGAGGGCTTCGCGGATGTCACTCGTCGACATTGTGGTCAACGAACTCCATGCGGAGATCAAGGCGGGTCGCTGGAAGGTCGGCGACCGGATTCCGCCGGAGTCGGAGCTGGTCAACCTGCTGGGCGTGAGCCGTGTGTCCGTTCGCGCAGGTGTGCAGTCACTGGTGCATGCCGGCCTCCTGGCCACCCGCCAAGGAGACGGGACCTTCGTCGTTGCCACGGACGTGACCGACGTGGCGCTGCGCCGGCGGTTGGAGAAGGCCAGGCAGGAGCACGTTCTGCAGGTTCGGTACGCGCTCGACGTCGCTGCCGCGCGGCTCGCGGCGCTCAACCGTACCGAGCGTGATCTGCGCGGCATGACGGCCGACCTCGAGGCGCGAGTGGAAGCCTTCGCCACGCGCGATGTCGAGGCGTTCGTCGCCGCTGATGTCGCCTTTCATCTGAAAGTGGCCGTGGCAACACACAACCCGGTCCTTTCGGA
It contains:
- a CDS encoding branched-chain amino acid ABC transporter permease: MGRAPTRPTRKDGEVVTQILQYVVDTLSLGSLYALYSLGIAVVFGIARLINFAHGELIMIAGFTLLLLDGWPLPLRLAAACVAALIAAVLMERLAFRPVRGAKDDTLLITSFAVSFFLQNLFIVMFGALPQGTLLLPALGSSFNVFGVSIGKLDAATIMVTFLSLAALTLFLTRSSLGIQMRASAENFRMARCLGVPANRVIATAFAISGLLAAFGAVMMVTRTGLTSPVMGVTPVFAAFVANIIGGLGRLSGAVLGSYLLAGLTVAFQALLPVGPRSYRDAFVFGALLLVLVARPNGLLRAVATEQRV
- a CDS encoding branched-chain amino acid ABC transporter permease — encoded protein: MPNPTSIKRQPLVPLTTLVALCAIVTIAVYGSVALGNDSLNRAVALGMVSLIAVVGLHVFIGNSGVASFGHAAFLAIGAYVTAAVRVPAATKQAMLPDLPGPQTTPFLAVLLGGLAAAVVAFTVGLVLMRLNGLAAGLSTFALLSIVYVIASNTRKVTGGVSGVFGVPQTTNSLTVLPWVLFSILVAWAFAQTRLCLRLRASREDEVAARSIGIDVLWERLGAFTLSAFLTGISGSLMAMYLGSFNPDAFYLSITLIMLAMLVVGGVTSLSGAVLGAIFVSALRELLRMVERGVEVGGVAIPRFDGLQQLGTAVVLLLVLLLRPRGLTEGREILHMGTSSLWRPVRGLVRRRDDAASRHADETRSNSDAEAKA
- a CDS encoding ABC transporter ATP-binding protein, encoding MNATVRTEAVSVHFAGVKALQDVDLELAQGEILGLIGPNGAGKTTLVNVLSGYQNPTTGRVWLNSTDLTRRGPARRAKEGLVRTFQNVRLFPELSVLDNILLGALGTGRRTADGLRLATSLLESAHLTNWARTEARALPYGAARRLGIARALATRPRFILLDEPAAGLNDSESADLVELLRMMPAEFGVGLLLIEHDMHVVMSVSQRIHVLDFGRTLAVGTPEEIKLNPEVQRAYFGRPVEVPHAQGE
- a CDS encoding ABC transporter ATP-binding protein; this translates as MLRVNDLTVRYGAVTAVDRVSLEVPEGKVIALVGVNGAGKSSTLAAISGLVKAESGSVELDGEQLSRLPPETVVRRGIALVPEGREIFASLTVEENLHLGTLGRGDRGSAREATEEVLEQFPVLRKYLKSSAGKLSGGEQQQLAIARALLSNPRVLLLDEPSLGLAPQVVDLVFDVIDGLRDRGVTVLLVEQNATRAIELADFTYVLRLGRIADQGSRDAILSRTDLISLYLGG
- a CDS encoding amidohydrolase family protein, coding for MNSVVVKNARFVNEPGQHDIEIEAGRIRRITPAGEGGSATDALDAQGGLVTPSFVDAHFHPDKALTFPRVGPMGQGSPVDSLAVGARIKAAFTVDDVTDRARRGIEAAVTSGVGAIRAQVDVDSAIGLAGLQGILKVKAELHDVVDLQIVAFPQEGVVRDPGALDLLREALTMGADVLGGGPDNEGDPALHRAHLDQLFELAAEFDVDLDLHADMDEDPSRRALELIAERTLAHGWQGRVNAVHCCALAAYPDDLAHRVIEQVARAGIQICICPIGNLQLVGGDVTPRGRGSSRPKELLAAGVNVAAGTDNLHDMWFRFGNLDPVETSRITCLAAGLRTDQEVLDGFAMVTDRAAAYLGLGGYGIAPGNDADLVMFSADNLSDVMRGAPGTRTTLKRGRVVAHRETTARMVRS
- a CDS encoding FadR/GntR family transcriptional regulator yields the protein MSLVDIVVNELHAEIKAGRWKVGDRIPPESELVNLLGVSRVSVRAGVQSLVHAGLLATRQGDGTFVVATDVTDVALRRRLEKARQEHVLQVRYALDVAAARLAALNRTERDLRGMTADLEARVEAFATRDVEAFVAADVAFHLKVAVATHNPVLSDLYGSLVGTLAEAMRRGSCLETEEAAGGEALHKELFRAIRDREVDKAVDTAFGLVDASIWEVETGSEHGRGNQDS